A genomic region of Branchiostoma lanceolatum isolate klBraLanc5 chromosome 4, klBraLanc5.hap2, whole genome shotgun sequence contains the following coding sequences:
- the LOC136432157 gene encoding dipeptidyl peptidase 3-like isoform X4 yields the protein MSDQSQYVLPTDSPVALLDCKAAFGLLTDREKLYAHYLSQASWYGGLIVLLQTSPESPGIFVLLQKLFQAQSPKQLEQAATAAPDGPSEEEFQALMVYAAGFYSNMGNYKSFGDTKFIPGLPVEKFKAAVWSSAAYTADPAGTEKLWTAVSGPLYSLTNREKQLGLGDKGITTYFSQNCGLKDAEIAQKFLDEQKISPYNTRLFKTKEGYEVRLASSATSDSPVEGMKDDVQFPSGQIDGANFTVKRGDYAPLMEKVVHNLKLAKSNAANPSEEKMLTEYARSFTIGSIDAHKDGSRHWIQDKGPIVESYIGFIESYRDPFGVRGEFEGFVAMVNKQMSAKFASLVGAAEDLLPLLPWPAEYEKDRFLRPDFTSLDILTFGGSGIPAGINIPNYDDIRQSEGFKNVSLGNVLNAQYASDSPDKVTFLGPKDREIFMKYKVPSFEVQVGLHELLGHGSGKLFKKEADGTFNFDTENVKHTETGEKISSWYQAGETWDSKFPVISSSYEECRAECVGIYLSPNPQVLKIFGHEGQEAEDIMYINWLNMVRAGVVALEFYTPQTAAWRQAHMWARLKLTCSLPGSHVGEVKVDLFPARLTCGRG from the exons ATGTCTGACCAGTCCCAGTACGTCCTGCCCACGGACTCCCCCGTGGCGCTGCTGGACTGTAAGGCGGCGTTCGGCCTGCTGACCGACCGAGAGAAGCTGTACGCGCACTACCTGTCCCAG GCATCCTGGTACGGGGGACTGATAGTTTTGCTCCAGACGTCTCCGGAGTCGCCTGGGATCTTTGTGCTGCTGCAGAAGCTGTTCCAGGCGCAGTCTCCCAAACAGCTGGAGCAGGCCGCTACAGCTGCACCTGATGGACCCTCTGAGGAGGAGTTTCAG GCCTTGATGGTGTATGCTGCTGGCTTCTACTCCAACATGGGCAACTACAAGTCCTTTGGGGACACCAAGTTCATCCCCGGGCTGCCAGTG GAGAAGTTTAAGGCCGCAGTCTGGTCCAGTGCAGCCTACACGGCCGATCCAGCAGGCACTGAAAAGCTGTGGACGGCCGTGTCAGGACCCCTGTACTCGCTTACAAACAGGGAGAAACAGCTTGGGCTGGGAGAcaag GGTATAACTACCTACTTCTCCCAGAACTGTGGCCTGAAGGATGCTGAAATCGCACAGAAGTTTCTGGATGAACAG AAAATCAGCCCATACAACACCAGGTTGTTCAAGACCAAAGAAGGATATGAAGTACGACTGGCATCCTCAGCCACATCAG ATTCTCCAGTGGAGGGCATGAAGGATGACGTGCAGTTCCCCTCGGGTCAGATAGATGGCGCTAACTTCACAGTCAAGAGGGGAGACTATGCACCGCTCATGGAGAAAGTGGTGCATAACCTTAAACTGGCCAAG AGCAATGCAGCTAACCCCAGTGAGGAGAAAATGCTAACAGAATATGCAAGGAGCTTCACCATTGGCTCAATCGACGCTCACAAGGACGGGTCGCGCCACTGGATCCAGGACAAGGGACCAATAGTGGAGAG CTACATCGGGTTCATCGAGAGTTACCGCGACCCGTTCGGCGTGCGCGGGGAGTTCGAAGGGTTCGTTGCCATGGTGAATAAGCAGATGAGCGCCAAGTTTGCGTCGCTGGTGGGTGCGGCGGAGGACCTCCTCCCCCTGCTCCCCTGGCCCGCTGAGTACGAGAAGGACAGGTTCCTCCGACCTGACTTCACCTCCTTAGACATCCTGACGTTTGGAGGGAGCGGGATCCCCGCGGGAATCAACATACCAAACT ACGACGACATCCGTCAGAGCGAGGGATTTAAGAACGTGTCGCTGGGAAACGTGCTGAACGCGCAGTACGCCTCGGATTCCCCCGACAAGGTCACCTTCCTCGGCCCCAAGGACAGGGAGATCTTCATGAAATACAAG GTGCCATCATTCGAGGTGCAGGTTGGTCTGCATGAGCTGTTGGGACACGGGAGCGGCAAGCTGTTCAAGAAGGAAGCTGACGGAACGTTCAACTTTGACACAGAGAACGTCAAACACACCGAGACTGGGGAAAAG ATCTCCAGCTGGTACCAGGCCGGGGAGACCTGGGACTCCAAGTTTCCTGTCATCTCCTCCTCGTATGAAGAGTGCCGTGCGGAATGTGTGGGCATCTACCTCAGCCCTAACCCACAG GTTCTTAAGATTTTTGGCCATGAAGGCCAAGAGGCAGAGGACATCATGTACATCAACTGGCTGAACATGGTGCGCGCAG GTGTGGTGGCACTGGAGTTCTACACACCTCAGACTGCAGCATGGAGacag GCTCACATGTGGGCGAGGTTAAAGTTGACTTGTTCCCTGCCAGGCTCACATGTGGGCGAGGTTAAAGTTGACTTGTTCCCTGCCAGGCTCACATGTGGGCGAGGTTAA
- the LOC136432157 gene encoding dipeptidyl peptidase 3-like isoform X1, translated as MSDQSQYVLPTDSPVALLDCKAAFGLLTDREKLYAHYLSQASWYGGLIVLLQTSPESPGIFVLLQKLFQAQSPKQLEQAATAAPDGPSEEEFQALMVYAAGFYSNMGNYKSFGDTKFIPGLPVEKFKAAVWSSAAYTADPAGTEKLWTAVSGPLYSLTNREKQLGLGDKGITTYFSQNCGLKDAEIAQKFLDEQKISPYNTRLFKTKEGYEVRLASSATSDSPVEGMKDDVQFPSGQIDGANFTVKRGDYAPLMEKVVHNLKLAKSNAANPSEEKMLTEYARSFTIGSIDAHKDGSRHWIQDKGPIVESYIGFIESYRDPFGVRGEFEGFVAMVNKQMSAKFASLVGAAEDLLPLLPWPAEYEKDRFLRPDFTSLDILTFGGSGIPAGINIPNYDDIRQSEGFKNVSLGNVLNAQYASDSPDKVTFLGPKDREIFMKYKVPSFEVQVGLHELLGHGSGKLFKKEADGTFNFDTENVKHTETGEKISSWYQAGETWDSKFPVISSSYEECRAECVGIYLSPNPQVLKIFGHEGQEAEDIMYINWLNMVRAGVVALEFYTPQTVAWRQAHMWARFVILQVLLEAREDFVTVTQTQGQDGKPDIMITMDRSKILTVGKPAIGAFLRKLQVYKSTADYPSAKAMYDKYSLVSEEGSHKWLTLRDVVLARKQPRKMFVQVNTTVKDNKVDMQEYEATTAGLIQSFADRFPKEAGVEKIVAELWEKDRPYFS; from the exons ATGTCTGACCAGTCCCAGTACGTCCTGCCCACGGACTCCCCCGTGGCGCTGCTGGACTGTAAGGCGGCGTTCGGCCTGCTGACCGACCGAGAGAAGCTGTACGCGCACTACCTGTCCCAG GCATCCTGGTACGGGGGACTGATAGTTTTGCTCCAGACGTCTCCGGAGTCGCCTGGGATCTTTGTGCTGCTGCAGAAGCTGTTCCAGGCGCAGTCTCCCAAACAGCTGGAGCAGGCCGCTACAGCTGCACCTGATGGACCCTCTGAGGAGGAGTTTCAG GCCTTGATGGTGTATGCTGCTGGCTTCTACTCCAACATGGGCAACTACAAGTCCTTTGGGGACACCAAGTTCATCCCCGGGCTGCCAGTG GAGAAGTTTAAGGCCGCAGTCTGGTCCAGTGCAGCCTACACGGCCGATCCAGCAGGCACTGAAAAGCTGTGGACGGCCGTGTCAGGACCCCTGTACTCGCTTACAAACAGGGAGAAACAGCTTGGGCTGGGAGAcaag GGTATAACTACCTACTTCTCCCAGAACTGTGGCCTGAAGGATGCTGAAATCGCACAGAAGTTTCTGGATGAACAG AAAATCAGCCCATACAACACCAGGTTGTTCAAGACCAAAGAAGGATATGAAGTACGACTGGCATCCTCAGCCACATCAG ATTCTCCAGTGGAGGGCATGAAGGATGACGTGCAGTTCCCCTCGGGTCAGATAGATGGCGCTAACTTCACAGTCAAGAGGGGAGACTATGCACCGCTCATGGAGAAAGTGGTGCATAACCTTAAACTGGCCAAG AGCAATGCAGCTAACCCCAGTGAGGAGAAAATGCTAACAGAATATGCAAGGAGCTTCACCATTGGCTCAATCGACGCTCACAAGGACGGGTCGCGCCACTGGATCCAGGACAAGGGACCAATAGTGGAGAG CTACATCGGGTTCATCGAGAGTTACCGCGACCCGTTCGGCGTGCGCGGGGAGTTCGAAGGGTTCGTTGCCATGGTGAATAAGCAGATGAGCGCCAAGTTTGCGTCGCTGGTGGGTGCGGCGGAGGACCTCCTCCCCCTGCTCCCCTGGCCCGCTGAGTACGAGAAGGACAGGTTCCTCCGACCTGACTTCACCTCCTTAGACATCCTGACGTTTGGAGGGAGCGGGATCCCCGCGGGAATCAACATACCAAACT ACGACGACATCCGTCAGAGCGAGGGATTTAAGAACGTGTCGCTGGGAAACGTGCTGAACGCGCAGTACGCCTCGGATTCCCCCGACAAGGTCACCTTCCTCGGCCCCAAGGACAGGGAGATCTTCATGAAATACAAG GTGCCATCATTCGAGGTGCAGGTTGGTCTGCATGAGCTGTTGGGACACGGGAGCGGCAAGCTGTTCAAGAAGGAAGCTGACGGAACGTTCAACTTTGACACAGAGAACGTCAAACACACCGAGACTGGGGAAAAG ATCTCCAGCTGGTACCAGGCCGGGGAGACCTGGGACTCCAAGTTTCCTGTCATCTCCTCCTCGTATGAAGAGTGCCGTGCGGAATGTGTGGGCATCTACCTCAGCCCTAACCCACAG GTTCTTAAGATTTTTGGCCATGAAGGCCAAGAGGCAGAGGACATCATGTACATCAACTGGCTGAACATGGTGCGCGCAGGTGTGGTGGCACTGGAGTTCTACACACCTCAGACTGTAGCATGGAGacag GCTCACATGTGGGCGAGGTTCGTGATCCTCCAAGTCCTGCTGGAGGCCAGAGAAGACTTTGTGACGGTCACACAGACCCAGGGGCAGGATGGGAAGCCTGATATCATGATCACCATGGACCGGAGTAAGATCCTCACGGTCGGGAAGCCAGCCATCGGTGCCTTTCTGCGCAAACTTCAG GTGTACAAGTCCACTGCGGACTACCCTTCAGCTAAGGCCATGTATGACAAGTACTCCCTAGTGAGTGAAGAGGGGAGCCACAAGTGGCTGACTCTCAGGGACGTCGTCCTGGCTCGCAAACAACCCAGGAAGATGTTCGTCCAAGTCAACACAACTGTCAAAG ACAACAAGGTAGATATGCAGGAGTATGAGGCCACCACAGCCGGCCTGATCCAGTCATTTGCAGACCGTTTCCCGAAGGAGGCAGGAGTGGAGAAGATTGTGGCAGAACTGTGGGAGAAAGACAGGCCCTACTTCAGCTAA
- the LOC136432157 gene encoding dipeptidyl peptidase 3-like isoform X3 produces the protein MSDQSQYVLPTDSPVALLDCKAAFGLLTDREKLYAHYLSQASWYGGLIVLLQTSPESPGIFVLLQKLFQAQSPKQLEQAATAAPDGPSEEEFQALMVYAAGFYSNMGNYKSFGDTKFIPGLPVEKFKAAVWSSAAYTADPAGTEKLWTAVSGPLYSLTNREKQLGLGDKGITTYFSQNCGLKDAEIAQKFLDEQKISPYNTRLFKTKEGYEVRLASSATSDSPVEGMKDDVQFPSGQIDGANFTVKRGDYAPLMEKVVHNLKLAKSNAANPSEEKMLTEYARSFTIGSIDAHKDGSRHWIQDKGPIVESYIGFIESYRDPFGVRGEFEGFVAMVNKQMSAKFASLVGAAEDLLPLLPWPAEYEKDRFLRPDFTSLDILTFGGSGIPAGINIPNYDDIRQSEGFKNVSLGNVLNAQYASDSPDKVTFLGPKDREIFMKYKVPSFEVQVGLHELLGHGSGKLFKKEADGTFNFDTENVKHTETGEKISSWYQAGETWDSKFPVISSSYEECRAECVGIYLSPNPQVLKIFGHEGQEAEDIMYINWLNMVRAGVVALEFYTPQTVAWRQAHMWARLKLTCSLPGSHVGEVKVDLFPARLTCGRG, from the exons ATGTCTGACCAGTCCCAGTACGTCCTGCCCACGGACTCCCCCGTGGCGCTGCTGGACTGTAAGGCGGCGTTCGGCCTGCTGACCGACCGAGAGAAGCTGTACGCGCACTACCTGTCCCAG GCATCCTGGTACGGGGGACTGATAGTTTTGCTCCAGACGTCTCCGGAGTCGCCTGGGATCTTTGTGCTGCTGCAGAAGCTGTTCCAGGCGCAGTCTCCCAAACAGCTGGAGCAGGCCGCTACAGCTGCACCTGATGGACCCTCTGAGGAGGAGTTTCAG GCCTTGATGGTGTATGCTGCTGGCTTCTACTCCAACATGGGCAACTACAAGTCCTTTGGGGACACCAAGTTCATCCCCGGGCTGCCAGTG GAGAAGTTTAAGGCCGCAGTCTGGTCCAGTGCAGCCTACACGGCCGATCCAGCAGGCACTGAAAAGCTGTGGACGGCCGTGTCAGGACCCCTGTACTCGCTTACAAACAGGGAGAAACAGCTTGGGCTGGGAGAcaag GGTATAACTACCTACTTCTCCCAGAACTGTGGCCTGAAGGATGCTGAAATCGCACAGAAGTTTCTGGATGAACAG AAAATCAGCCCATACAACACCAGGTTGTTCAAGACCAAAGAAGGATATGAAGTACGACTGGCATCCTCAGCCACATCAG ATTCTCCAGTGGAGGGCATGAAGGATGACGTGCAGTTCCCCTCGGGTCAGATAGATGGCGCTAACTTCACAGTCAAGAGGGGAGACTATGCACCGCTCATGGAGAAAGTGGTGCATAACCTTAAACTGGCCAAG AGCAATGCAGCTAACCCCAGTGAGGAGAAAATGCTAACAGAATATGCAAGGAGCTTCACCATTGGCTCAATCGACGCTCACAAGGACGGGTCGCGCCACTGGATCCAGGACAAGGGACCAATAGTGGAGAG CTACATCGGGTTCATCGAGAGTTACCGCGACCCGTTCGGCGTGCGCGGGGAGTTCGAAGGGTTCGTTGCCATGGTGAATAAGCAGATGAGCGCCAAGTTTGCGTCGCTGGTGGGTGCGGCGGAGGACCTCCTCCCCCTGCTCCCCTGGCCCGCTGAGTACGAGAAGGACAGGTTCCTCCGACCTGACTTCACCTCCTTAGACATCCTGACGTTTGGAGGGAGCGGGATCCCCGCGGGAATCAACATACCAAACT ACGACGACATCCGTCAGAGCGAGGGATTTAAGAACGTGTCGCTGGGAAACGTGCTGAACGCGCAGTACGCCTCGGATTCCCCCGACAAGGTCACCTTCCTCGGCCCCAAGGACAGGGAGATCTTCATGAAATACAAG GTGCCATCATTCGAGGTGCAGGTTGGTCTGCATGAGCTGTTGGGACACGGGAGCGGCAAGCTGTTCAAGAAGGAAGCTGACGGAACGTTCAACTTTGACACAGAGAACGTCAAACACACCGAGACTGGGGAAAAG ATCTCCAGCTGGTACCAGGCCGGGGAGACCTGGGACTCCAAGTTTCCTGTCATCTCCTCCTCGTATGAAGAGTGCCGTGCGGAATGTGTGGGCATCTACCTCAGCCCTAACCCACAG GTTCTTAAGATTTTTGGCCATGAAGGCCAAGAGGCAGAGGACATCATGTACATCAACTGGCTGAACATGGTGCGCGCAGGTGTGGTGGCACTGGAGTTCTACACACCTCAGACTGTAGCATGGAGacag GCTCACATGTGGGCGAGGTTAAAGTTGACTTGTTCCCTGCCAGGCTCACATGTGGGCGAGGTTAAAGTTGACTTGTTCCCTGCCAGGCTCACATGTGGGCGAGGTTAA
- the LOC136432157 gene encoding dipeptidyl peptidase 3-like isoform X2, whose amino-acid sequence MSDQSQYVLPTDSPVALLDCKAAFGLLTDREKLYAHYLSQASWYGGLIVLLQTSPESPGIFVLLQKLFQAQSPKQLEQAATAAPDGPSEEEFQALMVYAAGFYSNMGNYKSFGDTKFIPGLPVEKFKAAVWSSAAYTADPAGTEKLWTAVSGPLYSLTNREKQLGLGDKGITTYFSQNCGLKDAEIAQKFLDEQKISPYNTRLFKTKEGYEVRLASSATSDSPVEGMKDDVQFPSGQIDGANFTVKRGDYAPLMEKVVHNLKLAKSNAANPSEEKMLTEYARSFTIGSIDAHKDGSRHWIQDKGPIVESYIGFIESYRDPFGVRGEFEGFVAMVNKQMSAKFASLVGAAEDLLPLLPWPAEYEKDRFLRPDFTSLDILTFGGSGIPAGINIPNYDDIRQSEGFKNVSLGNVLNAQYASDSPDKVTFLGPKDREIFMKYKVPSFEVQVGLHELLGHGSGKLFKKEADGTFNFDTENVKHTETGEKISSWYQAGETWDSKFPVISSSYEECRAECVGIYLSPNPQVLKIFGHEGQEAEDIMYINWLNMVRAGVVALEFYTPQTAAWRQAHMWARFVILQVLLEAREDFVTVTQTQGQDGKPDIMITMDRSKILTVGKPAIGAFLRKLQVYKSTADYPSAKAMYDKYSLVSEEGSHKWLTLRDVVLARKQPRKMFVQVNTTVKDNKVDMQEYEATTAGLIQSFADRFPKEAGVEKIVAELWEKDRPYFS is encoded by the exons ATGTCTGACCAGTCCCAGTACGTCCTGCCCACGGACTCCCCCGTGGCGCTGCTGGACTGTAAGGCGGCGTTCGGCCTGCTGACCGACCGAGAGAAGCTGTACGCGCACTACCTGTCCCAG GCATCCTGGTACGGGGGACTGATAGTTTTGCTCCAGACGTCTCCGGAGTCGCCTGGGATCTTTGTGCTGCTGCAGAAGCTGTTCCAGGCGCAGTCTCCCAAACAGCTGGAGCAGGCCGCTACAGCTGCACCTGATGGACCCTCTGAGGAGGAGTTTCAG GCCTTGATGGTGTATGCTGCTGGCTTCTACTCCAACATGGGCAACTACAAGTCCTTTGGGGACACCAAGTTCATCCCCGGGCTGCCAGTG GAGAAGTTTAAGGCCGCAGTCTGGTCCAGTGCAGCCTACACGGCCGATCCAGCAGGCACTGAAAAGCTGTGGACGGCCGTGTCAGGACCCCTGTACTCGCTTACAAACAGGGAGAAACAGCTTGGGCTGGGAGAcaag GGTATAACTACCTACTTCTCCCAGAACTGTGGCCTGAAGGATGCTGAAATCGCACAGAAGTTTCTGGATGAACAG AAAATCAGCCCATACAACACCAGGTTGTTCAAGACCAAAGAAGGATATGAAGTACGACTGGCATCCTCAGCCACATCAG ATTCTCCAGTGGAGGGCATGAAGGATGACGTGCAGTTCCCCTCGGGTCAGATAGATGGCGCTAACTTCACAGTCAAGAGGGGAGACTATGCACCGCTCATGGAGAAAGTGGTGCATAACCTTAAACTGGCCAAG AGCAATGCAGCTAACCCCAGTGAGGAGAAAATGCTAACAGAATATGCAAGGAGCTTCACCATTGGCTCAATCGACGCTCACAAGGACGGGTCGCGCCACTGGATCCAGGACAAGGGACCAATAGTGGAGAG CTACATCGGGTTCATCGAGAGTTACCGCGACCCGTTCGGCGTGCGCGGGGAGTTCGAAGGGTTCGTTGCCATGGTGAATAAGCAGATGAGCGCCAAGTTTGCGTCGCTGGTGGGTGCGGCGGAGGACCTCCTCCCCCTGCTCCCCTGGCCCGCTGAGTACGAGAAGGACAGGTTCCTCCGACCTGACTTCACCTCCTTAGACATCCTGACGTTTGGAGGGAGCGGGATCCCCGCGGGAATCAACATACCAAACT ACGACGACATCCGTCAGAGCGAGGGATTTAAGAACGTGTCGCTGGGAAACGTGCTGAACGCGCAGTACGCCTCGGATTCCCCCGACAAGGTCACCTTCCTCGGCCCCAAGGACAGGGAGATCTTCATGAAATACAAG GTGCCATCATTCGAGGTGCAGGTTGGTCTGCATGAGCTGTTGGGACACGGGAGCGGCAAGCTGTTCAAGAAGGAAGCTGACGGAACGTTCAACTTTGACACAGAGAACGTCAAACACACCGAGACTGGGGAAAAG ATCTCCAGCTGGTACCAGGCCGGGGAGACCTGGGACTCCAAGTTTCCTGTCATCTCCTCCTCGTATGAAGAGTGCCGTGCGGAATGTGTGGGCATCTACCTCAGCCCTAACCCACAG GTTCTTAAGATTTTTGGCCATGAAGGCCAAGAGGCAGAGGACATCATGTACATCAACTGGCTGAACATGGTGCGCGCAG GTGTGGTGGCACTGGAGTTCTACACACCTCAGACTGCAGCATGGAGacag GCTCACATGTGGGCGAGGTTCGTGATCCTCCAAGTCCTGCTGGAGGCCAGAGAAGACTTTGTGACGGTCACACAGACCCAGGGGCAGGATGGGAAGCCTGATATCATGATCACCATGGACCGGAGTAAGATCCTCACGGTCGGGAAGCCAGCCATCGGTGCCTTTCTGCGCAAACTTCAG GTGTACAAGTCCACTGCGGACTACCCTTCAGCTAAGGCCATGTATGACAAGTACTCCCTAGTGAGTGAAGAGGGGAGCCACAAGTGGCTGACTCTCAGGGACGTCGTCCTGGCTCGCAAACAACCCAGGAAGATGTTCGTCCAAGTCAACACAACTGTCAAAG ACAACAAGGTAGATATGCAGGAGTATGAGGCCACCACAGCCGGCCTGATCCAGTCATTTGCAGACCGTTTCCCGAAGGAGGCAGGAGTGGAGAAGATTGTGGCAGAACTGTGGGAGAAAGACAGGCCCTACTTCAGCTAA